One segment of Nostoc piscinale CENA21 DNA contains the following:
- a CDS encoding WD40 repeat domain-containing protein: MTLLDNRKHNHEDQVHSIAFSPDSNLLVSGGFDKKLKLWNVESRTFIRDLYEGQKVLSVAFDPTGKFVASVGHDHIIQLWDINEINQEKPVKTFKGHKRAVESIVFTPDGKQLISCSQDQTIKFWQVEGEINISIHTIELGKPYQGMSISGVKGFDLPQILTLEELGASK; the protein is encoded by the coding sequence ATGACTCTACTGGATAACCGTAAACATAATCATGAAGATCAAGTTCACAGCATTGCTTTTAGCCCAGATAGCAACCTCTTGGTTAGCGGAGGTTTTGATAAAAAACTAAAATTGTGGAATGTTGAGAGTCGAACATTTATTCGGGATTTGTATGAAGGGCAAAAAGTACTGTCTGTCGCTTTTGACCCCACAGGGAAATTTGTAGCTAGTGTTGGACATGATCACATTATTCAACTATGGGATATAAATGAAATAAATCAGGAAAAACCTGTAAAGACGTTCAAAGGACATAAACGTGCTGTAGAGTCTATAGTATTTACTCCTGATGGCAAACAACTAATTAGCTGTAGCCAAGACCAGACTATCAAGTTTTGGCAGGTAGAAGGAGAAATTAATATTAGTATTCATACTATAGAACTTGGAAAACCATATCAAGGTATGAGTATTTCTGGTGTTAAAGGTTTTGACTTACCCCAAATCTTAACTTTGGAAGAACTAGGAGCTTCAAAATGA